A region of the Carya illinoinensis cultivar Pawnee chromosome 16, C.illinoinensisPawnee_v1, whole genome shotgun sequence genome:
TTGGGGAATGGCTGCTGTGCCGATCAACATTTCGTCGTTTGATTACATAATTcacatgagatgagatgttttatttaaaattgaatacaatatattataatataattttttaatattagttttgttttggaatttgaaaagttaaattgtttattatattttttgtaaaaatttgtgaaaattgtaatgattatatgaaatgagatagtttaagtTTAGGTATACAAACCAATCTATCAATCCCAACCCAGACTTTTTTTCCCCTCAGTCTTTTCTTGAGTATGTGTTGGGGAAAATAATTTTGATCAAGCTAGTCGGTGAGTGTCTTAGGAGAATTATTAGGACTTAGTGTATAAATAATGTAGCAATGCCAGATACAATCTTACGGTGTGTAAGACTCATACACTTTCTATGAAAAAAGAATAggatttattatttacttacttttttcaaagactGTACATGACTTGTATACTTTACAACTGTATGAATTGTTTTTTGAAATAATGTGATATTCTTATCTGATCACAAAATGACAAATTTCatgcatttaaaattatttctgtAAGCACAAATTTTTATTGACATCACTTAATGTGGTAAGATAATAGCACTACTTATCTTGCCTTTTAATAGTTGATTACTTCCCATGACTACTCAAAAGAGTAATGATTTATAAAAGTCTCAACTATTCAAGTTCGTGCAAGTCCTTTATAAATTAAAGGACCACTTGTGTAATGATCTAACTTAAAACAATTTGAAAGCTCATGTAATTAAGTGATAGATAGTTTCGGATTTTAAAAGTTATCACTATATATTCTTTATCATTTGAACAcaaggtttggatagtgagttaagatgatagttaaaaattaaataaaatattattaaaatattattttttaatattattattattttaaaatttaaaaaaattaaattgtctattatatattatgtaaaaatcggaaaaaattataataattatataaaataagttaaataaaaattgtcCCCATAAAGCCAAGTCCTTTCTtcaactttattattttttatacatctctctctctctctctctctctctctctctctctctctctctcattttgaaGGGTCAGCTGAGACACGCCAACCCTATAGTGTTCCACAAATTTTAAActgaacaaaaattaaaatttttcttttttaaaaatctgaTATTCCTGGAAAAATGCGCACTAATGAGGCTCGATATCGGAATTGTGTTTCCATTGCGACGAGCAGAAACTAGTAAACTACTGTCATGGAACGAACCAATATACTAACTTCCTGTGTAGCAAAAGAGGTATTGTGCTGCCCAAAtgcatcaaaataaaagaaaaacatatgaGAGAAGGCCTCTTGCACATGCACAGCACCCCGCAAAGAGCTTAGCAGCATCCCATAACACAAACAGTAGCAAAATATAACCCGGTTGAATGTCATCACAAATTCATGCTGTCTGAGGTATAACTGTAACGATGATGCTAGCATTAAAATGTATGTTCCACCAGGGGCTAGCATTAAAATGTTTGCACTGATGAGGGAAAGATAATTTTTGATAAACATGCCAGAAAACCTCATCTGAAGACAGAAGAGAGGAGATAGCTCGTTCTCGCATGATCGCATCCTCAAATATCCATTGGAGCCGGTTCAGCTGCAGGACCCGGCTCAGTACCTCCACCCTGTTCTGCTGCACCACCCTCGTCAGCAGCAGCAGCATCTGGCTCAGCAGCAGGAGTCTCCTCCTCGCCTACAAGCTCAAATTTATCTATCAATTGTTGTACAGTTTCCTGATCCAATATTTGGAATGGTTCTCCAACTCCCAGCACAGCAACTGTGCATATGGAGCTTCTGAGCTTCTCTCCCTGCAAAGTTTCCCTCGTTGCAATAAGTGCATCTCTGATCAGATCTTCCCGGGAAGAGTCCACAAAGTTTTCAAATCTGCGTTCCAAGTATGTTTTGGCAGCTTGTGAACGGGACCCAATAGCAAAGGCTTGGTACTCAAAGTAGTTACCACTTGGGCAGTTGTAATAAAGGTGAGCTCCAGATTCATCCAAGCCGCCTACCAGCAGACCAACACCAAAGGGTCGCTTCCATGAGCGTTGTGTGCAGACCTGCCATCCAAAAGGATGTTGTAACTCAAAATAAGGAAATAGCTTCTCTTGCTGCAAGCATAGAAcagtaatttctttttcttaagaTATAACCCACAGACACACGGTCAATatgattaaaagaataaatagcTAACCTTTCAGGTAAACAAATGTATAGACCCCAACAAGATCAGTTTtccagcaaaaaataaaatcaaaagtgGTTTTACTTAACTGTGGTGGATTCCAGAGACTAAACAGAACATTAAGCGCAGTTGGCAACAAAAGATAACCCCTAAGTCTAAGTTCCAAACCCCAAACAAACTGAAATATCTCTCTCTAAAAATAAgcgaagaaaaatagagaagtaCTACAACTACAAAAAGATTTCAcataagtaaactcacaaactgatgtggcttaAGATAATACATTAAATCTACTTATAACAGAAATAGCTTTACAATTTGACGTATCATATCAAgccacgtcaatttataaatttacttttatgaaatccCTTTGTAACTAAAGCCTctctcttcaaatgttgacaAGATTTTTCTAAGATCACATTAAAAAGAGTCTCCAGAACCTTCCAACTCATTTCACCAAGTTCGATAACATACACATGAAGATAACTTGGACACCCAGGGGCAAATCACAGGGCAAAGAATCACCTTCAACAATACATTCATTGGGGACAAGAAAATATGTGCACTGAAAGCTCCCATTAGTTCAAAGCCACTCATATGATTGTTACTACTcactcatcaaaaaaaaaaaaaaaaaaaaaaagattgtgaaTACACCAAAACCATTTTCAACTCTAGAGcccaataaattataaaaagatatgAACAAACATTTCAGAAACCTTTTCTTGTATAGAATGCAGAAATATGTATATCATGATTGAAGGAGAGTTTGTCTTAAGATGCAGCTAAACGATAACTCTATGTAGATAGGTGTGTGTcctcacttttttattttttgattaggTGTGTGTCCTCACATGTATGCAGGTTCGTGTATgtgtgtggagagagagagagagagagagagagagagagagagagagagagagagagagagagagagagcccttaGAACATATGGCATAACCACATAACAGCTGATTCAAATACTGATACTAATAGCATGTGCCCATATGAAATATTTCAGTTACTAATAAAAAAGATAGTGCATATGAACATATAATATGTGCAACAAAAGTAACTAActtccagaaaaaaaaaaaaaaaaagaaatgagacaAGGCATGCATACCAAACCCACGGCAAACACTAAGAAAAAGATAGCACATATGCACATATGATCGCGTGATTCTTTAATGTATACAAATGCATTTCccaacttcaaaacaaaataaaatggtGTACCCCTGAAATttaatagaaaagagagaaaaatacagGAACTTCTGCAAATGAATCGAGGGAATGAGATGAAGTTATAGGAATTTCAAACCTACTTAAGAGGAATTTCAACATGGTTTTCATCTACCCAACTAAATATAGCACAAGCCTGAACCTCATTCCTCTACCCGACGTCCAGATCCCAAGAAAGTGTCCACTCCATGGTCATTATATGTACCACTTCGCAAAGAAACCATAGTTGAACTATAATCATACTTTCTGAATGCCCCCAGCATGTCAAgacttcttttctctctctctctctctcaatatataaaatttagcCTCGTCAACtccatttaaaacaaataacttAAAGAAGCTACTAAGATCACATGGAGCTGGAGGGGGAAAAAAGAACCGTAACAAGGTGGAACTTTTGtaatatattctcatttttccTAAAACATTTCAGCTTATAGGATCTCTAGTGACTTAATAAACATAAAATGGGTTTTGCCTTGCGGAAACTGTGAGTTCACCAGTCTATAGAATGGTGAACCTAAATACATAACTAAGAGAAGTTATagcaacaaacaaaaaccagcCAGCCTGGGGAAATTCACACTGCCAACAGAACTCACCACACTTACCAATGTAGGCTCATTCCCAACATTCTGGGGGAAGGTTGTGGTTTAGATAAAGCTGACTCTGGCTCTCAGAATTAACTAAGCAAAATGCTCAAATACTAGAAGTCAATAAATTCTACGAAAAACATACATGTTTGGATGACCATATCACCAAGTCTTTAATTAAAAGCAGTTGTAAAAGTTTCTTGGAAACGGCTAAATCATTATCTAACAAATATTACCTGCCGACCTCCTTTGATTAGAGTAGAATATTACTCGGAGGTAACAGCTACACAGTTTGCGAAACATACAAAACACATTCAGACTGGTGAATTCCATGCTTGATGTAGGCTCTGACAGTATAGACAAAGTACGCATCTCCACCAAACCTAAGATGCAGTTAAATACCAAGGCAGCTAACAAACCAAAAGAGATCAGCGCCTACCTTCCATCAAAACTTCCACTACTAACataaatccaaaaccctaatatGTGTACTCCAATTATTCATCGACTGTAAAGATTTAACATTGTATTATGCCCAAGAACAGCCAAAACTCACAGTTAAAGGAGCCGTCTTTTAAGGTTTCTAGAggcaaaaaaatatgaaaaaaaaaaaaaatgatacaaacGAACTCAAAATCTTCCTATCCTTTCATTTCCTTATTTCCACCATAAATCGGAAAACCATTAACAAagactaaaaccctaaaccccccAAGATCCAACAAACCCAACTCCCCGAACTCACCGGAATCAAAATAAGCAACATTCCCAATCACCTCAAGTAACAATTCAGAACTGATAGGGTTAGGGCTTTGTTTTGTAACGGACCTGGGCCTTATCCGCGAGCTGAACAACGAGACGACCCACCGGGAGGGGCGACTCGTAGGTGAAACTGTGATTAATGCACTCGGATCGCATGTAGCGGGAGAGGACACGGCCGTCTGCGGTGAGTCCAGCAATGGCGACGCCGATGTGGTCGTCGACCTTGAAGATCTTCTTCTGGTGAGAGGAGAGCTCGGAGTTAGCCTTGTTGACGCAGGCCAGGACGACGTGGGTCTTGGATCGGAGCCCAATGGCCGCCGACCCTTGCTTCACTGCCTCCATCGCGTACTCCACCTGGAACAGCCGCCCAGCCGGGCTCCATGTCGTCACATCCGTGTCATACTGATTCCGAAACATCCTTTTCCTACGGCGTCCGTTCGCCCACTCtctccttcttctcctcctttaACCCTGTTGTCCTAGTGGGGTTTCTTCCTGTTCAAGACAATACGAGAAAGCAGAAGGAAAGGAACCAGTAAGTGGTGACTACGAACATATGTTAATGTAGTTTGACGTTGTAAATGGGCCGACATCCGACGCCCAATAATTGGCCctaagttaaatttattttaccatAATGATATATACCGGTAGTAGTATGCGTAagtattgtatatatatatttttttaaaattaataaatataagatttatataaaagaaatattttttttgaaaatagtgaattttattatttttaaaaaagaatttaaacttCACAATTGTATctataattacttttttttcttgtcaaacAACACTTAAATTATATCACTGCacataataaatcatatttgaTAATTTACCATCGCGCAGGTTCAAGGTGATTCTAATATCTTGTAGAGAAATTGGTagttagttattatatatatttatgattttctttaattaattgctAATATGACCTTGCTAATGTGGTTTAATTAGAAACGAAAGGATCATGAAAATTTATCCCTCAttcatgtatcatgtatatgcTACTACTCGTTTTGATGCTAACTATGACTGCGTTGATCCTATAGCCAAAGAGAATTATGTaagttaaaattagtttttaaaacattatatCATTATAGATATTATTTGTTCTGTAGGtttttctactattttttttttattgattgtaGTTTTTGTAATTCTTGTAGGAGAAAATGATTAAGTTACAGTCTAATTCTAGAGAATCGTCTTCCAGTGAAATCGACATATTTACCTAGGTCCTCAGGACCAAGTGTGGTTTGTTGAGTGGGCTCAAACATTTTTTCAAGTGTGTTAGTTCATCCGCCACGACATCGAGTTCATGAGtgaataatcttaccaaagatttggaTATTATGTGCCAATATATTAGCAAATGAAGGCAATACAACAAGAGTTGGAAGTTTCTTAAACAACTATGATCTTAAGTTTTATTATCTTTCACAGGAATCTATAGTAAGTTAGGACACAatctcctctctttcttttctctcgaAAAGAAGAGGTGGTGTGGGAAGGGTGCGATAGGCACGTGAGGGTGGTTATAACGGCCTTCCAGGTTGTTACAGGGCGAAGGAGAGAGAGTTTTTCTGGTGGAACCAGGCGAGGTGGGGGAATTCAGCTCAGAGCTACGGTGGTTTAGGGGCGGAGGGAGGATAGAAAGCTACGACAGAGAGGAAGTTATCGTGAGGAAAGAGTGAGTTTCTAATCTGTAGAGGGAGAATGGAGTCACTGGAGGAGAAATG
Encoded here:
- the LOC122299414 gene encoding proteasome subunit alpha type-1-A-like; protein product: MFRNQYDTDVTTWSPAGRLFQVEYAMEAVKQGSAAIGLRSKTHVVLACVNKANSELSSHQKKIFKVDDHIGVAIAGLTADGRVLSRYMRSECINHSFTYESPLPVGRLVVQLADKAQVCTQRSWKRPFGVGLLVGGLDESGAHLYYNCPSGNYFEYQAFAIGSRSQAAKTYLERRFENFVDSSREDLIRDALIATRETLQGEKLRSSICTVAVLGVGEPFQILDQETVQQLIDKFELVGEEETPAAEPDAAAADEGGAAEQGGGTEPGPAAEPAPMDI